In Calorimonas adulescens, the following are encoded in one genomic region:
- a CDS encoding AAA family ATPase, which produces MDVNAYVDFKNKIVENVSKVIVGKNEVIELVIISFICGGHVLLEDIPGVGKTMLVKAFAKTIGSSFKRIQFTPDLLPSDLTGINFYNQKSNDFEFRPGPLFANLILADEINRATPRTQSSLLEAMEERQITVDGVTRKLQEPFMVLATQNPVESYGTFPLPEAQLDRFFMRISMGYPKRDEEIEIVKRNRHSNIVEGLQCTITKNEIEYVRTNYSKVNVSDDVMEYLMDIVDATRKDDRIQLGVSPRGTIALFKASQAYAAIEGRDYIIPEDVKKMAPYVLNHRIVAKGINRGRNIYEFVKSMIDSIKVPTEEI; this is translated from the coding sequence TTGGACGTTAATGCCTATGTAGATTTCAAGAATAAAATAGTAGAAAATGTTTCAAAGGTCATAGTAGGCAAAAATGAAGTTATTGAACTGGTCATTATAAGTTTTATATGTGGAGGGCACGTACTTTTAGAGGATATACCTGGCGTTGGCAAGACCATGCTTGTAAAGGCCTTTGCCAAAACAATTGGTAGCAGCTTTAAACGGATACAGTTTACACCGGACCTTTTGCCTTCAGACCTTACAGGTATAAATTTTTATAATCAGAAATCCAACGATTTTGAATTTAGGCCTGGCCCTTTATTTGCGAATTTAATCTTAGCGGATGAAATAAATAGGGCCACACCAAGAACTCAATCAAGTCTTCTTGAGGCTATGGAGGAAAGGCAGATCACGGTTGATGGAGTAACAAGAAAACTCCAAGAGCCCTTTATGGTACTTGCCACACAAAATCCTGTGGAATCATATGGGACTTTCCCACTGCCAGAAGCACAACTGGACAGATTTTTTATGAGGATAAGTATGGGATATCCTAAACGAGATGAAGAGATAGAGATAGTTAAGAGGAACAGACACTCTAATATTGTTGAAGGGTTGCAGTGCACAATAACTAAAAATGAGATCGAATATGTTAGGACTAACTACAGCAAGGTTAATGTCTCTGATGACGTGATGGAATACCTTATGGATATCGTCGATGCAACAAGAAAAGATGACAGGATACAGCTGGGTGTAAGTCCTAGGGGAACTATTGCATTATTTAAAGCCTCCCAGGCATACGCAGCAATAGAGGGACGAGATTATATTATACCGGAGGATGTAAAGAAAATGGCACCCTATGTATTAAATCACAGAATAGTTGCAAAAGGGATAAATAGGGGGCGGAACATATATGAGTTTGTTAAATCTATGATAGATAGCATAAAGGTTCCTACAGAAGAGATATAG
- a CDS encoding DUF58 domain-containing protein, protein MIYVLVFLVIIGITLNSISKKYVLYNLTYKREINKRIVEIGEEFEVVTVVENRKMFPVTFLQIIEKFPSSLNYKFKAVIQPTTDYVYHTTTMLIMPYQRVKRNYKVYCNKRGRFIFRDVTLIGGDLLGFNTTIDNVDYSQDIVVLPKAADLDSTIIPYGDYNGDFSVRRWIIDDPVLTVGIKEYTGTEPERTIHWPSSLKSGRLMVKKFDYTSDNTAMILLNIECSKPFWAGINKKDIEECISIARAVVEKFEELGIPYGFATDAYYSGNNEGGSVQAAGFGVTHYYDIVENLGRIDYDICINFEELLLKQINNNVNYTTLVIITPSILESYVEHINSLSQIAIKTIVIALESTNMKYLGDDILSFIKRG, encoded by the coding sequence ATGATCTATGTGCTTGTATTTTTGGTGATAATTGGAATTACACTTAATTCCATATCAAAAAAATATGTCTTGTATAATCTTACTTATAAAAGAGAGATAAATAAGAGAATAGTCGAAATAGGCGAGGAATTTGAAGTAGTAACAGTGGTAGAAAACAGAAAGATGTTTCCCGTTACATTTCTCCAGATAATTGAAAAGTTTCCTTCAAGCCTAAACTACAAATTTAAGGCTGTTATACAGCCTACCACAGACTATGTGTACCACACAACAACTATGTTAATTATGCCGTATCAGAGAGTAAAAAGGAATTACAAGGTTTACTGCAATAAGCGTGGCAGATTCATCTTCAGGGATGTAACCCTAATAGGAGGTGATTTGTTAGGTTTTAATACAACTATTGACAATGTTGACTATTCTCAGGATATTGTAGTGCTGCCGAAGGCTGCAGACTTAGATAGCACGATAATACCTTATGGAGATTATAATGGGGATTTTTCAGTTAGACGTTGGATAATTGATGACCCTGTTTTAACTGTTGGTATTAAGGAGTATACCGGTACTGAACCGGAAAGGACTATCCACTGGCCATCTTCTCTCAAATCTGGACGATTGATGGTAAAAAAATTTGATTATACATCCGATAATACGGCAATGATTCTATTGAATATAGAGTGTTCAAAACCATTTTGGGCTGGAATAAATAAGAAAGATATTGAGGAATGTATTTCTATTGCAAGGGCTGTTGTAGAAAAATTTGAGGAATTGGGCATACCCTATGGGTTTGCAACAGATGCCTATTACAGTGGAAATAATGAAGGGGGCAGTGTACAGGCGGCTGGTTTTGGAGTGACTCATTATTATGATATTGTTGAAAACTTAGGAAGAATTGATTATGACATATGTATAAACTTTGAGGAACTGCTCCTAAAACAAATAAATAACAATGTAAATTATACCACGCTTGTAATCATAACGCCATCAATTCTTGAATCCTATGTTGAACATATCAATAGCTTGAGCCAAATAGCAATCAAGACAATTGTAATAGCTCTGGAGAGCACAAACATGAAGTATTTAGGCGATGATATACTATCATTCATTAAAAGAGGGTGA
- a CDS encoding MutS-related protein yields the protein MIFYSILYEKAENRKKEVAEAPDFFRDLNLDQIIDEVTAGRDEYNLKPFFYTSLDNIDTIEYRHEIMRDLENESLLRCMKSFIQNMHKMREYLALSNKLYYKYQKERWFLDAVEVYCNTVSCLTNDLNSTELKSRGFLAFREFIRDYSGSDGFISLFDEIKKLKSDLASVRYCMLIRGNSIRVQKYESEVDYSEDIEETFKKFKQGAVRDYKVKFNDSPDMNHVEAGVLDLVAKLYPDIFSSLDEFCMRNSGYLNETIAIFEREVQFYIAYLEYIAEFKRAGLKFCYPQVSSKSKEVYNYEGFDLALAYKLINENSSVVCNDFYLKGKERIFVVTGPNQGGKTTFARTFGQLHYLASLGCPVPGQRAKLFLFDRIFTHFERGENIKDLRSKLEDELVRIYHILNMATPNSIIIMNEIFTSTTLKDAIFLSKKIMEKIIQLDLLCVCVTFIDELAFLSEKIVSMASTVVPENPALRTYKILRKPADGLSYAISIAEKYRLTYECLKERIRE from the coding sequence GTGATTTTTTACAGCATATTATATGAAAAAGCTGAAAACAGAAAAAAGGAGGTGGCGGAAGCACCGGATTTTTTTAGGGATTTAAATCTTGACCAGATTATAGATGAAGTAACGGCCGGAAGGGATGAATATAATCTAAAACCTTTCTTTTATACCTCTTTAGATAATATCGATACCATAGAGTATCGTCACGAAATAATGCGAGACCTGGAGAACGAAAGCCTTCTGAGGTGTATGAAGTCATTTATACAAAATATGCATAAAATGCGAGAGTATCTTGCGCTATCAAACAAGCTTTACTATAAGTACCAGAAGGAAAGATGGTTTTTAGATGCGGTGGAGGTTTATTGTAACACTGTAAGTTGCCTGACAAATGATTTGAACTCTACAGAACTGAAATCCCGCGGTTTTTTGGCTTTCCGTGAATTTATAAGGGACTATTCAGGGTCTGATGGTTTTATATCTCTTTTTGACGAAATAAAAAAACTTAAATCTGATTTAGCTTCAGTAAGATATTGTATGCTTATAAGAGGTAACAGCATCAGGGTTCAAAAATACGAGTCTGAGGTGGACTACAGCGAGGATATAGAAGAAACCTTTAAGAAATTCAAGCAGGGAGCAGTGAGAGATTACAAAGTGAAATTTAACGACTCACCAGACATGAACCATGTTGAAGCTGGGGTATTGGATCTGGTAGCCAAATTGTATCCCGATATTTTTTCAAGTCTTGATGAGTTCTGCATGAGAAACAGCGGATATTTGAATGAAACTATAGCCATTTTCGAACGGGAGGTACAGTTTTATATAGCTTATCTTGAGTATATCGCTGAATTTAAGCGAGCAGGGCTTAAGTTTTGCTACCCACAAGTTTCCAGCAAATCCAAAGAAGTTTATAATTACGAAGGTTTTGATCTGGCCCTGGCTTATAAACTCATTAATGAGAATTCATCTGTTGTCTGCAACGATTTTTATTTAAAGGGTAAGGAGCGCATATTTGTTGTCACAGGTCCAAACCAGGGGGGCAAAACAACATTTGCCCGCACCTTTGGTCAATTGCATTATCTTGCCAGCTTAGGCTGTCCAGTACCCGGGCAAAGAGCCAAGCTTTTTCTGTTTGATAGGATTTTTACACACTTTGAGAGGGGAGAGAACATAAAAGATCTCCGGAGCAAACTGGAGGATGAACTGGTTAGAATTTACCATATTTTAAATATGGCTACGCCGAACAGTATTATCATAATGAACGAAATTTTTACTTCTACTACGTTAAAAGATGCTATTTTCTTGAGCAAAAAAATAATGGAAAAGATAATACAACTGGATTTGTTATGCGTCTGTGTAACATTTATTGACGAACTGGCTTTTTTGAGTGAGAAAATCGTGAGTATGGCCAGCACGGTAGTTCCTGAAAATCCGGCATTACGGACATATAAGATTTTAAGGAAACCTGCCGATGGACTTTCATATGCCATATCAATTGCAGAAAAGTACCGGCTTACTTACGAGTGTTTAAAGGAGCGGATAAGGGAATGA
- a CDS encoding MutS-related protein, whose protein sequence is MNVFLMYRDRDFNLQGELPWNEQSLTRDLDLNTLFDAMAQGDDFLFEVAKRAVLSGLDNDMETILYRQDILKDCLKNASIVRDMYDIAVESIKNEKKNYWGLFSNYPRAVLDRAVEVMNMFMDMLKKIKNIADEHADRFESEGFTAFFAMIKRELDDEYFELVQSHLNELKFRDGVLISAELGEGNKGTNYILRKQQNKKKQGWIKQFFSKKVPAYILYIPDRDESGFRALGELVDRGLNLAANALAQSNDHILGFFNALRTELAFYIGCLNLYGQLSQIGGPVSFPLPVAVNERRHSFEGLYDVCLALKMKQKVVGNDLNADGKYLFIITGANQGGKSTFLRSIGLAQLMMQCGMFVPAETFCANICDGLFTHFKREEDTTMESGKLDEELSRMSDIVDNITSNSMLLFSESFASTNEREGSEIARQITYALMEKRIKIFFVTHLYEFAHGFYEKNMIDVVFLRAERRSDGGRTFKLIEGEPLQTSFGIDLYNKIFGNACR, encoded by the coding sequence ATGAATGTTTTTCTTATGTACAGGGACCGTGATTTTAACCTTCAAGGAGAATTGCCGTGGAATGAACAGTCACTTACGCGGGATTTAGATTTAAACACACTTTTTGACGCCATGGCACAAGGTGATGATTTCTTGTTTGAAGTTGCAAAAAGAGCTGTTTTATCTGGTTTGGATAACGATATGGAAACAATACTGTATCGCCAGGATATTCTTAAGGACTGTTTAAAAAATGCCTCTATTGTCAGGGATATGTACGACATAGCGGTAGAGTCAATTAAAAACGAGAAAAAGAATTATTGGGGCCTTTTCAGCAATTATCCTCGCGCGGTGCTGGATAGAGCCGTTGAGGTTATGAATATGTTTATGGACATGCTCAAAAAGATTAAGAATATCGCTGATGAACATGCTGATAGATTTGAGTCTGAGGGCTTTACGGCGTTTTTCGCCATGATTAAAAGGGAACTTGATGATGAATACTTTGAACTCGTTCAAAGTCATTTAAACGAACTAAAGTTCCGTGATGGAGTTTTAATAAGTGCTGAATTGGGAGAGGGCAATAAAGGGACAAATTATATATTACGTAAACAGCAAAATAAAAAGAAACAGGGTTGGATAAAACAGTTCTTTTCTAAAAAAGTACCCGCTTATATCCTTTATATTCCTGACCGTGATGAAAGTGGCTTTAGGGCTCTTGGAGAGCTGGTGGACAGGGGTTTAAACCTTGCTGCGAATGCTCTTGCCCAGTCCAATGATCATATTCTCGGGTTTTTTAACGCATTGCGGACGGAGTTGGCTTTCTACATTGGCTGTTTGAATCTATATGGCCAGCTTTCCCAAATTGGGGGACCTGTATCTTTCCCATTGCCTGTAGCCGTTAACGAACGCAGGCATTCTTTTGAGGGATTATACGATGTGTGTCTGGCTTTAAAGATGAAACAAAAAGTTGTGGGTAATGATTTGAATGCTGATGGAAAATATCTTTTTATAATCACAGGGGCCAACCAGGGCGGCAAATCTACATTTTTGCGCAGTATAGGCCTGGCCCAGTTGATGATGCAGTGCGGCATGTTTGTGCCGGCCGAAACTTTCTGTGCCAATATCTGTGACGGTCTTTTTACGCACTTCAAACGGGAAGAAGACACTACCATGGAGAGCGGCAAGCTTGATGAGGAGCTAAGCAGGATGAGCGACATTGTAGATAATATAACTTCAAATTCCATGTTGTTGTTTAGTGAATCATTTGCCTCGACAAATGAGAGAGAGGGCTCCGAAATTGCAAGGCAAATAACCTACGCCCTGATGGAAAAACGAATTAAGATTTTCTTTGTTACACATTTATATGAATTTGCACATGGTTTTTATGAAAAAAACATGATAGATGTTGTCTTTCTTAGAGCTGAAAGACGAAGTGACGGTGGACGGACCTTTAAATTAATCGAGGGTGAGCCGTTGCAAACGAGTTTTGGTATAGATTTATATAACAAAATATTTGGTAATGCCTGTAGATAA
- a CDS encoding S8 family serine peptidase yields the protein MKKWLSILLIGLLVLGFSAPVIGATNGDLKPVEKPENITEWKVTDKGDLEKEAKLPDISDKDKNKMADDLDDKLSEAKNDEEIPVIAILEKEPTEDIIDSIEGQIGKFKLNKKWGKAVDGFSALMTQEQINILSKMDEVKRIDYDREVTAFLDTATVWTGVQQARRDFGVDGDRDGNSAVYSKNDVVVAVIDTGIDTGHVDLDEGKVIGWRDEVNGKSTPYDDNGHGTHVSSIIAGTGEGNSAYRGVAPGVALVGIKVLDSRGSGTTSDIISGIDWMIANKDTYNIRIGNMSLGATGSSDGTDSLSLAVNRAVDNGIIMCVAAGNEGPARYTIGSPAAAAKAITVGASYDPGEKGWVLAEFSSRGPTADGRTKPDIITPGRNITAAKAGSKDGYVTYSGTSMATPFMAGVLALMLDANYSLNDSAVKNILYSDTNLKDFGPSGKDIDFGSGINISYNAVKSAGGFNGSFSDGLVFDYGEATLTGTGDTDWWEFNVTESSKPIGITFVIPNHTSSIDFDIYLYDPNGKQVAASEGTKRQEQILFTPSTAGTYRLKVYSYKGSGGYWFNVSYK from the coding sequence ATGAAAAAATGGTTATCAATTTTACTGATAGGGTTACTGGTTTTAGGTTTTTCGGCACCAGTGATAGGAGCCACAAATGGAGATTTAAAGCCTGTAGAAAAGCCTGAGAACATTACCGAGTGGAAAGTCACGGATAAGGGAGATCTTGAAAAAGAAGCTAAACTGCCGGACATAAGTGACAAAGACAAGAATAAAATGGCAGATGACCTTGACGATAAGCTTTCAGAGGCCAAAAATGATGAAGAAATACCTGTAATAGCAATACTTGAAAAGGAACCAACAGAAGATATTATAGACAGCATAGAAGGTCAAATCGGGAAGTTTAAGTTAAATAAGAAATGGGGAAAAGCAGTCGATGGTTTTTCAGCTTTAATGACCCAGGAGCAGATTAATATCTTGTCTAAGATGGATGAGGTTAAAAGGATAGACTATGATAGAGAGGTTACTGCATTCTTAGACACGGCAACAGTTTGGACTGGAGTTCAGCAGGCAAGAAGGGATTTTGGCGTTGATGGTGACAGAGATGGAAATTCTGCGGTGTATTCAAAAAATGACGTGGTGGTAGCTGTTATAGATACTGGCATAGATACCGGCCACGTAGACCTGGACGAAGGAAAGGTAATTGGATGGAGAGATGAAGTAAATGGGAAGAGCACCCCGTATGATGACAATGGTCATGGTACCCATGTATCCAGTATCATAGCCGGTACAGGGGAGGGCAATTCAGCATATCGTGGTGTAGCACCGGGTGTAGCACTGGTAGGTATTAAAGTACTCGATTCTAGAGGAAGTGGAACAACCAGTGATATTATTTCGGGCATAGATTGGATGATAGCTAACAAGGACACATATAACATAAGGATAGGAAATATGAGCCTGGGAGCCACTGGCTCGTCAGATGGTACAGACAGTCTGTCGCTTGCGGTAAATAGGGCAGTTGATAATGGCATAATAATGTGTGTTGCTGCAGGAAATGAGGGTCCTGCAAGGTATACAATAGGGAGTCCTGCAGCTGCTGCTAAGGCTATTACAGTTGGCGCTTCATATGACCCGGGTGAAAAAGGGTGGGTCCTAGCGGAGTTTTCCAGTCGAGGGCCTACAGCTGATGGGCGTACAAAACCCGATATAATTACACCAGGTCGAAACATTACTGCTGCTAAAGCAGGTTCTAAAGATGGTTATGTAACATACAGCGGCACATCTATGGCTACACCTTTTATGGCTGGAGTATTGGCGTTGATGCTTGATGCAAACTATTCTCTTAATGATTCTGCTGTGAAAAACATATTATACTCAGATACAAATTTAAAGGACTTTGGGCCATCTGGTAAGGATATAGACTTTGGGTCAGGAATAAACATTTCTTACAATGCCGTAAAAAGTGCAGGAGGCTTTAACGGCAGTTTCAGTGACGGCCTTGTCTTTGATTATGGAGAGGCCACGCTCACAGGTACAGGTGATACCGATTGGTGGGAGTTTAATGTAACAGAATCTTCAAAACCCATAGGTATAACCTTTGTTATTCCAAACCATACCTCATCAATAGACTTTGACATTTATCTGTATGATCCAAATGGTAAACAGGTGGCTGCGTCCGAAGGCACAAAGAGACAGGAACAGATATTGTTTACACCATCAACTGCAGGGACATATAGGCTAAAAGTATATTCATATAAAGGGTCAGGCGGCTACTGGTTTAATGTAAGCTATAAATAG
- a CDS encoding MFS transporter produces the protein MDNKSKPNKERDNVRTLGWVAFFGGFGQDMIQPILPIFYSSVLGLNKETIGLIEGSVTTIVSVFRILSGIISDRLGKRKSIVFIGYLLSAISRFLFGTVFFAWQAFTLRLIDGIGKGTKDAPRDALVAQSAKEDRMGFSFGYQRMLDTFGSVIGPLATTGILYLLVSGNMRYRIIFYIAGLISAVTILLIGLFVSEKATPVSKKQTKFDFSILKGKFLFFLIIMLVFTLGNSSDSFLILRAQTVGISPETIPIVYAVFNLFYALLSVPAGSLSDRIGRVKVMQIGWLVYALSYIGFALANHPWHIWLIYIFYGLYYATTEGIAKSLVANIVPDNKRGTAYGLFNASLGVMTLPANIIAGYLWDKVSPSATFYFGAACAFTAFLIISFSKIEKLPTNDDNNME, from the coding sequence ATGGATAATAAGAGTAAACCGAACAAAGAGAGAGATAATGTCCGTACACTGGGCTGGGTGGCCTTTTTTGGTGGTTTCGGCCAGGATATGATTCAGCCAATACTTCCGATCTTTTATTCCTCTGTGTTGGGACTAAACAAAGAGACAATAGGTCTTATAGAGGGTAGCGTGACGACAATTGTAAGTGTCTTTAGAATACTCTCCGGTATTATTTCTGACAGGTTAGGTAAACGAAAAAGTATCGTTTTTATCGGCTATTTACTTTCTGCAATAAGCCGTTTCCTATTTGGAACTGTGTTTTTTGCATGGCAAGCTTTTACTTTGCGTTTAATTGACGGTATAGGAAAAGGTACAAAAGACGCTCCCAGGGATGCATTAGTGGCTCAATCAGCAAAGGAAGACCGGATGGGATTTTCTTTCGGGTATCAACGTATGCTTGACACGTTCGGTTCTGTTATCGGTCCCCTTGCGACAACCGGGATACTTTATCTTTTAGTAAGCGGAAATATGCGTTACAGAATAATCTTCTATATCGCAGGACTAATTTCCGCCGTAACAATACTTTTAATCGGTCTTTTTGTAAGTGAAAAAGCCACACCTGTTTCCAAGAAACAGACAAAATTTGATTTTAGCATATTAAAAGGTAAATTCCTGTTCTTCCTTATAATCATGCTTGTTTTTACATTGGGTAATTCAAGCGACTCATTTTTAATTCTGCGTGCTCAAACCGTAGGTATAAGTCCCGAAACAATTCCGATAGTCTATGCAGTATTTAACCTTTTTTATGCTCTTTTATCTGTTCCTGCCGGCAGTCTTTCGGACAGGATAGGCAGGGTCAAAGTAATGCAAATCGGATGGCTTGTGTATGCCCTATCATATATAGGCTTTGCCCTCGCTAACCATCCATGGCATATATGGTTAATATACATATTCTACGGTCTTTATTATGCAACTACCGAAGGAATAGCGAAGTCATTAGTCGCCAATATAGTACCCGATAACAAGCGTGGCACAGCCTACGGTTTATTCAATGCTTCTCTGGGCGTTATGACCTTGCCGGCAAATATTATTGCAGGATATCTATGGGATAAAGTTTCCCCTTCAGCAACATTTTATTTTGGGGCTGCATGCGCATTTACTGCGTTTTTGATAATAAGCTTTTCAAAAATAGAAAAACTTCCTACAAATGATGATAACAATATGGAGTAA
- a CDS encoding cobyrinate a,c-diamide synthase: MHKGIMIAGTHSGAGKTTACIGIMGALSRRYVVQPFKVGPDYIDTSYHRYATGKYSCNLDIYMQSRENILSIFIKNAFRADISIVEGVMGLYDGMDSTSNGSSADIAKLLDIPVILVVDAGAMSASVSAMVMGYMQYDKNVNIVGVILNRVGSERHFRLLKECIERDLKLNVFGYLPYNKDFRLPERHLGLIPAFEMEGLNKKLEDLYDCVEENIDIDRILESAVDIDCCGDGGNTGVSVINKRVKIAYAYDEAFNFYYKNTMDVFMESGAELVPFSPIHDSSLPAGISGVYIGGGFPEVFAERLSNNIGMMESIRNAVESGMAVYAECGGFMYLTRSITCKDGSKYPMAGIYNVDTIMTDRLNHFGYVKVDVIEDNVLFNKGETIRGHEFHYSKVSGGYPCMSYLVHKLGGNEAWPCGYRYKNCLGTYVHIDLSAYPTAVKKFINYIKDSNV; this comes from the coding sequence ATGCATAAGGGGATAATGATAGCTGGAACACATTCGGGTGCGGGCAAGACAACGGCCTGCATTGGGATAATGGGTGCGCTTTCAAGAAGATACGTTGTGCAGCCGTTCAAGGTTGGTCCGGATTATATAGACACATCATATCATAGGTATGCCACAGGCAAATATTCATGCAATCTCGATATTTATATGCAGAGCAGAGAAAATATTCTTTCTATATTTATTAAAAATGCGTTTAGAGCTGATATTTCAATTGTAGAGGGTGTTATGGGTCTGTATGATGGGATGGACAGCACCAGCAATGGCAGTAGTGCTGACATAGCAAAACTCCTTGATATACCTGTAATATTGGTTGTGGATGCTGGCGCAATGTCTGCCAGTGTATCTGCCATGGTTATGGGATACATGCAGTATGATAAAAATGTAAACATAGTTGGGGTAATACTAAATAGAGTGGGAAGTGAAAGACATTTTAGACTTTTAAAGGAGTGTATCGAGAGAGACCTAAAACTGAACGTATTTGGCTATCTGCCATATAATAAGGACTTTAGACTGCCTGAGCGGCATCTTGGCCTTATACCGGCTTTTGAGATGGAGGGTCTTAATAAAAAGCTTGAAGATCTGTATGATTGTGTGGAAGAAAATATTGATATAGACAGAATATTGGAGTCTGCTGTTGATATTGACTGTTGCGGTGATGGAGGAAATACTGGTGTTTCAGTTATCAACAAAAGAGTAAAGATTGCTTATGCCTATGATGAAGCATTTAATTTTTACTATAAAAATACTATGGATGTATTTATGGAATCGGGTGCTGAACTGGTGCCGTTCAGTCCAATTCATGACAGTTCACTGCCTGCCGGGATATCGGGAGTATACATAGGCGGGGGTTTTCCAGAGGTCTTTGCTGAGAGACTCAGCAATAATATAGGAATGATGGAGTCCATAAGAAATGCGGTAGAAAGCGGAATGGCAGTGTATGCGGAGTGTGGTGGGTTTATGTACCTTACGCGGTCAATAACCTGCAAAGATGGAAGTAAATACCCCATGGCAGGCATATATAATGTAGATACCATTATGACAGATAGGCTAAACCATTTTGGTTATGTAAAAGTAGACGTAATAGAGGACAATGTACTTTTTAATAAAGGTGAAACGATTAGGGGACATGAATTTCATTATTCGAAGGTTTCAGGCGGGTATCCATGTATGTCATATTTAGTACATAAACTGGGTGGAAATGAGGCCTGGCCGTGCGGATATAGATATAAAAACTGTCTCGGCACCTATGTTCACATAGACCTATCTGCTTATCCAACTGCAGTGAAGAAATTTATTAATTATATTAAAGATAGCAATGTATGA